A genomic region of Hypomesus transpacificus isolate Combined female unplaced genomic scaffold, fHypTra1 scaffold_184, whole genome shotgun sequence contains the following coding sequences:
- the cstf3 gene encoding cleavage stimulation factor subunit 3 — MSTEGTADQAAAEYVPEKVKKAEKKLEENPYDLDAWSILIREAQNQPIDKARKTYERLVAQFPSSGRFWKLYIEAEVKAKNYDKVEKLFQRCLMKVLHIDLWKCYLSYVRETKGKLPSYKEKMAQAYDFALDKIGMEIMSYQIWVDYINFLKGVEAVGSYAENQRITAVRRVYQRGCVNPMINIEQLWRDYSKYEEGINVHLAKKMIEDRSRDYMNARRVAKEYETVMKGLDRNAPSVPPQNSPQEAQQVEMWKRYIQWEKSNPLRTEDQTLITKRVMFAYEQCLLVLGHHPDVWYEAAQYLEQSSKLLAEKGDMNNAKLFSDEAANIYERAIGTLLKKNMLLYFAFADYEESRMKHEKVHSIYNRLLTIEDIDPTLVYIQYMKFARRAEGIKSGRTIFKKAREDLRTRHHVYVTAALMEYYCSKDKSVAFKIFELGLKKYGDIPEYILAYIDYLSHLNEDNNTRVLFERVLTSGSLSPEKSGEIWARFLAFESNIGDLASILKVERRRFTAFKDEYEGKETALLVDRYKFMDLYPCSASELKALGYKDVSRAKLAALLPETVVTPSTPAQKDEADRKPEYPKPDTNQMIPYQPRHLAPPGLHPVPGGVFPVPPAAVVLMKLLPPPTCFTGPFVQVDELMESFRRCSLPETVDAAVELITGRLPDAGGEGNGSMENHASAKSLKRPNADSDEDDEKGAVAPPVHDIYRARQQKRIR; from the exons ATGTCCACGGAAGGAACAGCCGACCAG GCAGCGGCAGAGTACGTCCCGGAGAAGGTGAAGAAGGCTGAGAAGAAGTTGGAGGAAAACCCATATGACCTTGACGCATGGAGCATTCTGATTCGAGAAGCACAG AATCAACCAATAGACAAGGCTAGGAAGACATACGAACGGCTTGTTGCGCAGTTCCCAAGTTCCGGACGATTCTGGAAATTATACATTGAAGCAGAG GTCAAGGCTAAAAACTATGACAAGGTAGAAAAG CTGTTTCAAAGATGCCTGATGAAGGTGCTGCACATAGACCTCTGGAAATGCTACCTCTCTTATGTCCGGGAGACCAAAGGAAAGCTGCCAAGCTACAA GGAGAAGATGGCCCAGGCGTACGACTTTGCTCTCGATAAGATCGGCATGGAGATCATGTCCTACCAG atATGGGTGGACTACATCAACTTCCTCAAAGGAGT GGAGGCTGTGGGCTCGTACGCAGAGAACCAGCGGATCACGGCGGTGCGCAGAGTCTACCAGCGCGGCTGCGTCAACCCCATGATCAACATCGAGCAGCTCTGGAGAGACTACAGCAAGTATGAGGAG GGCATCAACGTGCACCTTGCCAAGAAGATGATCGAGGATCGCAGCAGAGATTACATGAACGCCAGGAGAGTAGCCAAG gagtaCGAGACGGTGATGAAGGGCCTGGACAGGAACGCCCCCTCGGTGCCTCCTCAGAACTCCCCCCAGGAGGCCCAGCAGGTGGAGATGTGGAAGAGGTACATCCAGTGGGAGAAGAGTAACCCCCTCCGCACTGAAGACCAGACCCTCATCACCAAGAGAG TCATGTTTGCCTATGAGCAGTGCCTGCTGGTGCTGGGACACCACCCTGACGTGTGGTACGAGGCAGCACAGTACCTGGAGCAGTCCAGCAAACTGCTGGCAGAGAAAGGG gACATGAACAACGCCAAGCTGTTCAGCGACGAGGCGGCCAACATCTACGAGCGCGCCATCGGCACACTGCTGAAGAAGAACATGCTGCTGTACTTTGCCTTCGCTGATTATGAGGAG agTCGCATGAAGCACGAGAAGGTCCACAGTATCTATAACCGCCTGCTAACCATCGAGGACATCGACCCCACGCTGGTGTACATCCAGTACATGAAGTTTGCCCGGCGGGCGGAGGGCATCAAGTCAGGCCGCACCATCTTCAAGAAGGCCCGGGAGGACCTGCGGACACGCCACCACGTCTACGTCACTGCAGCTCTCATGGAGTACTACTGCAGCAAG GATAAATCGGTGGCCTTTAAGATatttgaactcggcttgaagaAATATGGAGACATCCCAGAGTATATACTGGCATACATCGATTACCTCTCACACCTTAACG AGGACAACAACACCAGGGTTCTGTTTGAGAGGGTCCTCACCTCTGGGAGTCTCTCACCAGAGAAATCAGG GGAGATCTGGGCCCGCTTCTTGGCGTTTGAGAGCAACATTGGCGACTTGGCCAGTATTCTGAAGGTGGAACGCAGGCGGTTCACAGCGTTTAAGGACGAGTATGAGGGAAAGGAGACAGCCCTCCTGGTCGACCGCTACAAGTTCATGGACCTGTACCCCTGCTCGGCCAGCGAGCTGAAAGCCCTGGGatacaag gacgtGTCCCGTGCCAAGCTAGCAGCCCTGCTTCCAGAGACGGTGGTGACCCCGTCCACCCCCGCCCAGAAGGATGAAGCCGACCGAAAGCCAGAGTACCCCAAACCTGACACCAACCAGATGATCCCATACCAGCCCCGCCACCTCGCCC CTCCAGGACTCCACCCTGTGCCAGGAGGGGTGTTCCCTGTTCCTCCTGCAGCCGTCGTCCTTATGAAGCTGCTGCCTCCACCCACCTGCTtcacg GGGCCGTTTGTGCAGGTGGATGAGCTGATGGAGAGCTTCAGGAGGTGCTCCCTGCCTGAGA CGGTGGATGCGGCAGTAGAGTTGATTACCGGCCGTCTGCCGGACGCCGGCGGTGAGGGGAACGGCTCCATGGAGAACCACGCCTCCGCCAAGTCCCTGAAGAGGCCAAACGCCGACTCTGACGAGGACGATGAGAAGGGCGCCGTGGCGCCGCCTGTACACGACATCTACCGCGCCCGGCAGCAGAAGAGGATCCGGTAG